AGGAGgaaacttggacccaaattttaatatcatgttcGTTTTCTGGTGGCATCGAATACCTTTCGGGACGGTCCGATAGGTacttgactcaaattttaattccatattcgtattctactctccaataccattcatttgatacctttattgtcgcgatcggtccacttttgattttaggttgtgtttttggcataagggggagggcccgtcccccttccgttaccgaaaaattatatagcctatgtttccctccagaccaacctacacaataagcgaaaatttcgagaaaatcggttctgccgtttttcagtctatacggaacaaacaacccGAGTCCcacatatccgtgattggctaatgtgtcaATTTTGTTCGTTTTCGTGgatgtggggtgaccccctgtacttcgacatgaatgtgtatgccagattcgttatttactcccgcatacttttaatttgatacccattttttgtttttcggcccactttagattttgggttgtgtttttggggtaacggtggatcAATAACGTTATCAATAAATCATAAAGGTTATACCttatttctgaccatattcgtaatctactcccgaatacctatcatttgagtcccatattgtcatgatcgtcaaataaatttAAGGgtcaaacctattttaaggggttttggggctgggcggtcCTCCAGGACCCaattttcattatgaaattcgtactttactcttgaatagctttcatttgaatcccattgaattttatatataaaaaagaattaCTTTGCGCTTATGCGTACACTTTTAaagctaaaaattttattttatagattGAAAGCACATAGGAATACAAAAAGTGAGTTAtagtttttattataattattgtGAAATTGACAACCATCATAAAGTGCccggaaaaaaaaacttattcctAGAAGGATATTGATCTCATCATTTCGGGATCCTGGTTTCTCATTAAATTGAATAAGGAGTATGGTAAACAAAAGGTGTCATCTATATAAATGTATTGTATTTCTGTGTACAAAAGATAATTGGTCTTCCAAAATAGTAATAAGTGAAGATAGGTTCAACAATCAGAGGAGGGGTACAGAATGTGCAGTGATTTTCATAATCACTGTTCGTTTGCGTACTTGTTAATATCTAGATAAACTTCTAATAATACATAGATTCTTAGATTGATTCATAAtatcaaaaaagaaataataatatGTAAACTTAATCAATAATAACGCAGTTCAGTAATCAGTACTCGGTACTAAATGTGTGCATTTCTCGGTCATTTCGTTTTTGACTGTAaggcaattttcttttttaacatAAGATTTTTAACTATATACTAGCTAAGTGTGTTGAGTGGACATATCTAGGTTGGTTTCTTGTTGAGACGCAAAATACGTTCCTTGAGTCCTCCGGGTTTTACTTTTGTAGTTTTGACAGCTTTGCGCGATTGTACGGCCTTGGATTTCTTCAAACTGAAATTACAAGAAGAAGAAGTACATactaaatttaatatgattgtTTGTCgggccaaatttcatctaattGCACTCATAgcaaaaagtttgctaaaaatggcaaacactgtctgctgaatatttgcAGTTAATTTTGgtgctattatagcagtagttctgccaTTTCAGCAGTAGTTCTGTAATTTCCGAGCAGCAGgcctactgctgaaaagtccgttgtttgctgaaaatgactgctgcttaattatgaagcggatgttagaagaaaaaatgagatacaaatgtaaatgtgtgtctcagtggatgctTATAATCAGCACTGAAAGTTTACTCTCCAtaatattttgtctttgaaTTTGGAAACAAGACCCCATGCCAGTCATGttcacattagtagagcaataacaaaaaatgcgagctatgcatttcgaaatgtgcctgagcacatttcgaaatgtataccaatggatggatcaggtagcttctttacagtaatattccacaaattaaaatcatttcttccaacaaaatttctaaaaaaaaattcctaaagtaatcaaaacaagtaactgGCAAACCATAACAAATagcatgaaaattttttcagcagatttttgtacttaaaacggCAGATgatgtttgctgatttagctgaccgataTGTTTATTAATACATcggccctatgtttgctgaaacagcagtaatgtccgCTTTCccatttcagcagacaaaaactgcagcagacaaaaacttctGCTGTTTTGaacaacaaatttggttgagtgtagttTATGTACTGTGATAACGTGCACAGATGTATATTTTAGagttatatagaaaaaagtgtagtGTGGGCCTTattggtctatatcctgatatagctcccatataaactgatctcccatttaacttcatgagcccctggaggtcgcaattattatctgaaatttagcatgatgacCTCTGTTACGAGCCTCAACGCCTAGCACAAGTATTGACCAAATCGCTCtgtagcctgataaagctcccataactgagctcccgatttaacatcttgagcctccaaaaggTTCAACTAGcaaccgatttggttaaaattttgcacaatgccttctgctatgactctcaaaactccgccaagtatggtccaaatcggtatacgcataacctgatatagctttcttataaaccaatctctttatttgagttcttaaggctatagaaggcgTTTACTTTAACTTACGGCTTGGTCCCTGAATTGTGTTTTCCGTTTTACTGATTTCCGGCCCAGGTCGGCCCTTTTTAGATCCACTCtgctgaaaatttcaattttgacaCTTATTGCTTTATTTTTGGCTCTTATATAAAAATAACGGTACTAACCATATGTTTATATCTGTGACACCTGTCGTTGACAAATGAGCTTTCAGGTATGTCCTCTTTaagatatttttctattttggtaaccgaatttaaaaaaatcaattttgcttacataaacaaaacttttaatttaTGAGAAAAAATATGTAGCattcatttgttaaaaaatcttACGAAAACGTCGATTAAAATCTTCTTACTTGAAGGGTTTTTTAGAAGATTAGCCAAACATTTcataacatttttcattttcgattttgcatttttgtccacCGTACTGTATTGCATTTTTGTCTACTGTACTATTTACTacacttatagaaaattttttgctgaATATAGCAAACACGGTTTGCTGAATataaattgttaattttgttgctattgtagcagtaatTCCGCTAAcccagcagtagtactgcattTTCAGAATAGCAGGCCTAAAATCACATCTTTCAACtacatttctaaaaaaatttcacaaaaatgctaaaagtaatcaaaacaagtaacatccaaacataaaaagaaccatacacatttttttcagcagacttgtgtactcaaaaaaaagattttgttaGTTTTAAAGGCAATAAAAAATCTTTGCTAATGctgcagccctatgtttgcagAAACAGCAATAATGTctgttttcccattttcagcagacaaaaactgctctgtagcaaatatttttgctgttttgaataacaaatttggttaagtGTATATCCGCACATGGACTGAATTGGACCGCTTTCGTATGAATATTAAGAAGTACCGTACGACCCGTTATTCCGACCTCTGCAATTTAAGAGGAGCAGGCTtactcggttcctggtggaaaTGTTTCTCCTTAGGGTAATATtgtcattaggggagggatggcaactcagacatttcgactcaaatatggatattaaattggttctttattcccaacagaaatgaagttcagtttagggggtgctttagggcgtaccccaaaacacttgggtccaaattggatatcaaattcgttttctaatctcaaataactttcatttgagtcccatattgtcgtaatgggtaaaataacccatttgacgtatcattAGGAGgaaacttggacccaaattttaatatcatgttcgttttctggtctcgaatacctttcggGGCGGTCCGataggtacttagactcaaattttaattccatattcgtattctactctccaatacctttcatttgatacctatattgtcgcgatcggtccacttttgattttgggttgtgtttttggcataagggggagggcccgtcccccttccgataccgaaaaattatatagcctatgtttccctccagaccaacctacacaataagcgaaaatttcgagaaaatcggttctgccgttttttagtctatacggaacaaacaacccgagtcccatatatccgtgattggctaatgtgtcaaattaaaaaatttggttaagtGTATATCCGCACATGGACTGAATTGGACCGCTTTCGCATGAATATTAAAAAGTACCGTTCGACCCGTTATTCCGACCTCTGTAATTTAAGAGGAGCAGGCTTACTGGTGAAAAGTctgtgtttgctgaaaatgactactGTTTAATtctgaaggggatgttagaagaaagaataaaatacttatgtaaatgtgtgtctcagtggatgtttataatcaactttccataatcttttttcctttaaatttagatacaaaaggccatgccagtcatgtacacattagtagagcaataaccaAAATGCGAGCaatctcagccacatttcgaaatttaTACCACTGGATAGATTAGGtttcttctttacagtaatattccacaaattaaaatcatctcttccaacaaaatttctaaaacaagtaaaagcgtgctaagttcggccgggccgaatcttattgtatataccctccaccatggatcgcatttttcaagttcttgccacggtatctctttttaggcaaacaaaggataaaagaaaataattgctgttaTTGGAGCAATgtcaagtaatggttcatttcggaccataattgaactgaatattggagaccatagtagaagtcattgtgtaaaatttcagccaaatctagtaagaattgcgcacttaagaagctgaagaaataaaatagggagatcgctttacaggtgagctgcattaggctataaaccgattcatgccatattcgacacgtatgataaaggtcatgagagaagtcgttgtacaaaattttagccaaatcgggtaatacttgcgccctttagaggctcaagaagtcaagatcccatattggtttatattgcagctatatcaggttatggaccgatttgaactattcttagcacagttattgaaagttataacaacctcattcaaaatttcagctaaatcggataaaaattgcgccctctagtggctcaagaagtcaagaccccagataggtttatatgacagctatatcaggtaatgaactgatttcaaccgtacttagcacagttgttggaagtcataataaaacacctcatgcaaaatttcagctaaatcggataagaattaagccctctagcggctcaagaagtcaagatcccagatcggtttatatggcagctatatcaaaacatggaccgatatagcccatttataatcccagccaacctacactaataagaagtttttgtgcaaaatttcaaacttatttctctgggtgtTGCTATACCAGTGCTGCTGTCGAGATAGACAGCCTATACTAGGCTTCGATAAAATCGACAAATAACCCAGTATAGcttctttataaaccgatcttttttGCATTAGTTTTgtaaataatattgggttgcccaaaaagtaattgcggatttttcatatagtcggcgttgacaaattttttcacagcttgtgactctgtgattgcattctttcttctgtcagttatcagctgttacttttagcttgctttagaaaaaaagtgtaaaaaagtatatttgattaaagttcattctaagttttaattttaaaaatccgcaattagtttttgggcaacccaatatataggctTCGGCCTAAACTTTTTAGTGCTTTTCAGTGCCGATATgttttaggaggccaccgtagcgtagagaatagcatgtccgcttatgacagcactcaatgatgtgtgagaagtttggacgtgttccttaatggaatgttcatgggcaaatttgcatttgcatgtttgAGAATGAagaaagaaattgaaaatttgtcaatTCCTCTAGTTCGATGGAACTACATCCATAAAAAAATCCGCTAAAAATAACAAACGCTGTCTGTTGattgttagtagttaattttgctgctactatagcagtagttctgcaatttcagtaCAGCAGACTTACTGCTGAAAATTACTGCCGCATTTATGTTGGGTTTGTTAGAAGaagatttttggaaagaaaatgagaaaaaaagatTCCGGCCACTCACCCAAACTTCTCACGCTGAAGTTATcctttcattgttgttgtttattgcacattttgtttgtaaaagaCTTTTGAGCACAGGCGCATGTGCGCTGCGTTTTATGGCATAATAGGCATCAAGTAGGTATGAAGAACTTCTGCGGCATTTCCCTGTTTAAATACCTTTGCTCTGTTGTTATTCTATTCTATTTGTTATTGTGGtaaaatgcaaaatatcagaaaaCCCAAATAAATGGGTTTGCAGAATAAGATGTTGGCCAGTAGGCTAATTTAGATTTGTGTCCTTCATAGGTAGGCTAAAAAAACGTTGGCACAGCCAGATTTAAGCAAGTTCTTGGATGAGATATTGACCAGTAGGCAAATGGAGAGGTGTGTCTCAGTAACTGTTAACATTTCATATGGTTTTTAatccaaccaccgaaggatgggtatatattcattttgccattccgtttgcaacacatacaaaaatccatttccgaccctataatgtatatatattcttgattagcgtaagaatttaagacgatctagccatgtcctttcgtttgtctgttgaaatcacgctacagtctttaaaaatagagatattgagctgaaactttgcacagattctttttttgtccataagcaggttaagttcgaagatgggttatatcggaaatttgggacagagagttgtgttaaggccttcaacattcttcttcaatttggctcagatcggtacagatttggatatagctgccatatagaccgatctctcgatttaaggtcttaagctcataaaaggcgcatttaatgtccgatttcggtgaaatttgggacagtgagttgtgttaggtccctcgatatatttctgcaattcggCCAAGAtccatccagatttggatatagcttgatTTTTGGGtacataaaaggctcatttattgttagatttttccgaaatttgtgacagtgagttgtattagggcctTCGAAATCCCTCTTGGTTttagcccagattggtccagatgaATACCAACGACCgcaatgtatatgtatgtaagaTCTTGTGATCAGgtaatttcctttcagtaatatcccTCAAATTAAAATCTTCTCTACCAAGATAATTTGCGATGGTCATAAGCTTGACTACTTTTGTAAAAAATGctcaaagtaatcaaaacacatGACCGGccataaaatgtaaaaataaataatagcataaaataaaaattaaaacattttttcttttcagcagattttttttcgaatatttttttagcagatttttgtattaaaacagcagattttgttagatGAAATAGCAGTACGAAATGATTGCAAAAACAGAAGCactttgtttgctgaaacagcagccatgtctgctttccctttttcagcaaacaaaaactgttgttttagcaaacaattttgctgttttgaataacaaacttCGTTGAGTGTAGGAATTTTACACTGACACTCATAGTTAAAGTTTACTATTTTACCAGAGGGCCATATGAGACAGATAAAATCGACACTGAGGAGTTACTTACAGATCATTCCACAGCACAGCAATTTCCTTTTTCATAATATCCTTAAAATCATTTGTAAAATTGGTCCAATGTTCGAAGAAAGTCTTCGGAGTACAAGATTCTAGAGTGCCAGTCTTCGGTGAGTAGTGGTAGAATCTCATTGTCTCTACAAACATATCCCGACAATCGTCAAGTTCTTTGTAGAGTTTGTCAACAACTTTTGTCGCATGCTCTATGAAttcttccatttttgatttGAATGGTTCCATATTTTGGGGTGTTGAGTTTGAAATTACCTTTTCGGTAATGGCTTTACTTGCTAAGAAAAAAACGAAGAGGAACGAGAGACAATAATGAAAGAGTTAAATTTGCCTAACAAAAAGTCATAACTCACATTTAAGTTGACGATTTAATTCGGTTATTTGCCGCCTGACCTCGTCGAAGTCCACTTGGCTGGCTCTCTCAACATCAGATGGTTCGGGTATGGGCAAGGGAATCTCCAGCAGTTGTACGCCTTCTTTGCGTTTTCGTCCAATGTAGGTGCGCACAATAAAATGCAATAGTGTGGTTTGAGACTCCTTCGATTTAACATCCTTGAGTTTGCTTAGAATTTCCAAAGTGAAACCATCTGCCTGACCCCGTTGGCGATTGCCACCGTTCATGTAATTGCCCAAAGTTAGAATAATCGCGAAAATCAGCTTTAACTCTTCACTTTCTATAAGGAATTGCGATAAGTGCATAACAACCTCAAGCTTGCGTTCAATGAGTGTTGCCGATTCTTCGAATTCAGCCATAAATACGATGCAGGATATTCGTTCGGTAGACATGGATATTTGTGAGATTTTCAGTAGAAATTGTTCGGGATAGTCTAGGGGAATATCGCTCTGGGCAGCTTCTTTGATTAGTTCCAGCTCTTCATTGGTGGCCTTAATATTGATGATTTGCTGCAGGGTTTCCAGACTGACAACCGATGTGTCGACATGATAGATAGCATGTTCTATTTCACAAAAATCCACATGTGAACTGCGCGAAATGATGCCGACATTTTGAGATCTTTTGCTGTCCAGCACTTTTGTGTGACGTACCCGCACCTCTGGCTTTACTTTGGGCTTGGTGACGGGCACAACAGCTTCGCGAGAGAAAAGCTCTGTGAACTCATCAATATTGTCCAATGATGTCTCATCGATTTCCTGCCAGATTTCTTTAGCCACATGAGGCTTGAACGCAGGTGCATCGTCAGGGGAACTTGTTGGACTGGAGTCAGTTTCATCCGAGGGCGTGGCCGATAATGTTGGTGGTGGCTTAGGCGGTGGAGGTTGTGTCACAATGCGGGTCCAGTAGAGGGGTTTCATTGGTTTTGGTGGATTAACGGCAGTCTTTCGTAGCGCTATATGGTGGGCATTTGGCGGAATTACTGATAGTTAGTTTAGATTGGGATCTTAGGGGAGATATACTTACTGTTTGATTGATTGAACCAGCCCCCCTCGGTTGGATTTGGCAAAGGAGCAGGTGTGGAGGGGGTTTTAGGAGTACCAGGAGGAGGTGGAGGTGGCGTAGTGCCGCTAGTAGATGCATTAAGATTATTTAGGGAAGGTATTGGGGTGCTAGCACAAGGTGGAgccggtggtggtggtggcggaggTCCTGAACCTAAAGGTGGTGGTGGCGGAGGTGGTGGTAACCCTAGAGAAGGTGGTGGTGGCGGGGGCGGTGGTGGAGGTAATGCACCCGACGGTATCATATCTGGCAGTGGAGGTGGCGGAGGAGGAGGTGGTGCGCCCGTGCTTGTTGTTGGCTTATCATTTGCTTCTGCAGATATCTCCTCAAGAAGTGATGCTTGCACAGCTTTATCGCTCGTTTCGGTTTCCCGTCGAGCGTTATCCGTACCGCCACATTTTGTGCAAACAAACTCGTGGTTCGCCTGCGATTCCTCAACTGCTTGCACTCCAGCCTCTTGCAGACCGCCAACTTCAATGCCTGAACTTCCATCATCACTTACGTTCTTGTCATACTGATATACGGTCGTCTCACTAGCATTAAGAAGATCCATCAAAGGTATGCAACGTTTCGAGGGTTTTCTCAACGGTTCACCCGCTGACATGAGATCATTGACTACGGCATGGACTTCCGCTATAGTTGAGCAACTGAGGAGTCTTTTTCTCAAGAGGTATTGAAAACCATTTTCCCTGTCTAATTGTGGTGTGTCCACTTGAATGCTTTTGGGCATTCGTGTTACAACGGCTGGGGTAGAACAGTATGGCCAAACGTTCACTTTATCCAGTTTTCCAGGGGTGTGGGGTTGAGATGTTGTGGGAGCTTCGGTATGTGTCCATTGGTACATATGGAAgggctgaaataaaaaaaaatttagcagTTTAGTTAGGGGTAGAAAAAATGGTAGGGCAACCATGAGCTGAGATCTTAATCATTTCAATGACTGAGGTAATAGCTGACAAATGATCGATCTTCGAATAAACTTCTTAAGGTCGTATTTTTAGCACAACCACATCATAAGGACTTATAATAAAACCTTATTTTTCGATCAACCTATGTGACCATTTGGGAGCGTTTTTTTGAGCTGAAACGGACTCTAGATACTTGccccagatttcaatataagattcgtgtttAACTCCCAGTTTGTGTGGGCGACCCAGAcacgattgaaaattttttgatatcgccaGAAAGGCTTCAAAATTCTACGAgtaaaaaaattgtgcaaactGTCCCTTCTTATTAAAAGTTATTCGCTTCAAAATCTAAAACTTCCAGAAAAAATAGaggattgcattttttttgcaaaaaatcatGGTGCTACCATTTTTCCAtcataactttttatacccacaaccgaaggatgggggcatattcattttgtctttccgtttgttatacccaccaccgaaggatgggggtatattcattttgtcattccgtttgcaacacatcgaaatatccatttccgaccccataaagt
The Stomoxys calcitrans chromosome 3, idStoCalc2.1, whole genome shotgun sequence genome window above contains:
- the LOC106091098 gene encoding protein cappuccino isoform X4 → MTKSLSKRVLRAVTAIYTAFLQIILLALWYFFQATGIQDEIHSPQIYSVNVRKNDSAICDDELKDVQTLSCSTATSSSTPLIEQQTTSTNASITMGNSQTRTTTANAATDAEDANAAGGAFSPSSLRASMKSRRGSRVKVFGLLGQKKASKEPTTPTTPSSTAPQFVANTGTSTSSCIKMIDEEDRAVLQRSHDAVVRQLEFEQMEIHPKSPHSASITAPVESPDDPCTIASDNDDDVEGEGIHIDDIRSLAVNTQATRITNTNQTHTKPSYRAVQLPTTLEDLATTTQANATGARGQRPLSEISIASGDTSGILSPTTARAILELRRRHQADKLSLLSVAKTSFLEILPTDLPTESSPESTDEQMAMHLGKKLAQVLSGGGNGNSSGVVNASGAGTPGSPLPDNGNYCSAASTPTAVATNEIFNIAKAKKIELPSLASRLVATAAPPSDSHASNATASTDAKHLPSLQSSSSTPSLSSLHSHTAATASANAVATTCTETQSTVIISFKSSQTPVLSQPTSASATAPPTPSNETLTCHEFVALNNDANAELAIPPTTTLSNSLIGATTSQMGSPLPPGTPRNNVLKKVASFTAEKAAVGSAGKINNGDSNSGMAGPLESNGLRRSSFVPEKLSFAAYEKFEGQMLMKWFISSLQNNGTPLSEQDINVLTLQYCNNLINVGVLKQISEKRDDLDTFSPFHMYQWTHTEAPTTSQPHTPGKLDKVNVWPYCSTPAVVTRMPKSIQVDTPQLDRENGFQYLLRKRLLSCSTIAEVHAVVNDLMSAGEPLRKPSKRCIPLMDLLNASETTVYQYDKNVSDDGSSGIEVGGLQEAGVQAVEESQANHEFVCTKCGGTDNARRETETSDKAVQASLLEEISAEANDKPTTSTGAPPPPPPPPLPDMIPSGALPPPPPPPPPPSLGLPPPPPPPPLGSGPPPPPPPAPPCASTPIPSLNNLNASTSGTTPPPPPPGTPKTPSTPAPLPNPTEGGWFNQSNIIPPNAHHIALRKTAVNPPKPMKPLYWTRIVTQPPPPKPPPTLSATPSDETDSSPTSSPDDAPAFKPHVAKEIWQEIDETSLDNIDEFTELFSREAVVPVTKPKVKPEVRVRHTKVLDSKRSQNVGIISRSSHVDFCEIEHAIYHVDTSVVSLETLQQIINIKATNEELELIKEAAQSDIPLDYPEQFLLKISQISMSTERISCIVFMAEFEESATLIERKLEVVMHLSQFLIESEELKLIFAIILTLGNYMNGGNRQRGQADGFTLEILSKLKDVKSKESQTTLLHFIVRTYIGRKRKEGVQLLEIPLPIPEPSDVERASQVDFDEVRRQITELNRQLKSSKAITEKVISNSTPQNMEPFKSKMEEFIEHATKVVDKLYKELDDCRDMFVETMRFYHYSPKTGTLESCTPKTFFEHWTNFTNDFKDIMKKEIAVLWNDLLKKSKAVQSRKAVKTTKVKPGGLKERILRLNKKPT